A stretch of Pseudomonas sp. CCC3.1 DNA encodes these proteins:
- a CDS encoding TOBE domain-containing protein: MPLPTLLTQHIARRPQRIALLQHIAEQGSITRAAKSAGISYKAAWDAIDELNNLAQTPLVERSVGGKGGGGARLSVSGERVLRLYQRLQVLQSQVLDAAEDSSDLDLLGRLMLRTSARNQLHGSVIAIQRHGHNDLIQLALPGGLTLNAQITRDSTQRLELSIGTPVVALIKAGWLQLTAPDQPAAPEHNQLHGQIEHILHADDGPSEVRISLPSGQTLCALTEPQQLETLQLKVGSAVNVQFSPTLVLLGTPAL; encoded by the coding sequence ATGCCGCTGCCCACTTTGCTGACACAACACATCGCCCGCCGCCCACAGCGTATTGCGCTGTTGCAACACATCGCCGAGCAAGGTTCGATCACCCGTGCAGCCAAAAGCGCAGGTATCAGCTACAAAGCCGCGTGGGACGCGATTGATGAGCTGAACAACCTGGCACAAACCCCGCTGGTGGAGCGCAGTGTTGGCGGCAAGGGCGGCGGCGGTGCGCGCTTGTCTGTTTCCGGCGAGCGGGTACTGAGGCTATATCAGCGCTTGCAGGTGCTACAGAGCCAGGTGCTGGACGCTGCCGAGGACAGCAGCGACCTTGATCTGCTAGGCCGGTTGATGCTCAGGACCAGCGCTCGCAACCAGTTGCATGGCAGCGTGATCGCCATCCAGCGCCATGGCCACAATGATCTGATTCAGTTGGCGCTGCCCGGCGGGCTGACGCTGAACGCGCAAATCACCCGCGACAGTACCCAGCGCCTGGAATTAAGCATCGGCACCCCCGTGGTGGCGCTGATCAAAGCAGGCTGGCTGCAACTGACGGCACCGGACCAACCCGCCGCGCCTGAACACAATCAACTGCACGGGCAAATCGAACACATCCTGCACGCCGACGACGGCCCCAGCGAAGTGCGCATCAGCTTGCCCAGCGGCCAAACCTTGTGTGCCCTGACCGAGCCGCAACAACTCGAAACACTCCAGTTGAAGGTCGGCAGCGCGGTCAATGTGCAGTTCTCGCCGACGCTGGTGTTGCTGGGTACACCCGCCCTGTAG
- a CDS encoding ComF family protein produces MSCQPRLRTLVDNWLFNNQTCLLCDERTDTRLALCTACELELPWLGDSCQRCALPLPMAGLTCGFCLKQPPAFESVHAPWVYGFPVDSLIIRFKHNSKWPYGRLLAELLGQSLRNHFDTGNDPPDFLLPVPLSVQRLRQRGYNQSTMLADWLSVHLNIPCREHWLLRPQDTTAQQALDAKTRKRNLLQAFSLAPGIEVQGLHLALVDDVLTTGATAQSLARLLLKAGARRVDVYCLARTPKPDGPP; encoded by the coding sequence ATGAGTTGTCAACCACGCTTAAGAACACTGGTTGACAACTGGTTATTTAATAACCAGACCTGTTTATTGTGCGATGAACGCACCGATACCCGCCTCGCGCTGTGCACGGCGTGTGAACTTGAGCTGCCCTGGCTGGGCGACAGTTGCCAGCGCTGCGCATTGCCCTTGCCAATGGCGGGGCTCACCTGCGGCTTTTGCCTCAAGCAACCCCCGGCCTTCGAGTCGGTGCATGCGCCATGGGTGTATGGCTTTCCGGTCGACAGTTTGATCATTCGGTTCAAGCACAACAGCAAGTGGCCGTATGGCCGTCTGTTAGCCGAACTTCTCGGCCAATCGCTGCGCAATCACTTCGATACAGGTAACGATCCACCCGACTTTTTACTGCCCGTGCCGCTGTCTGTTCAGCGTCTGCGCCAACGGGGCTACAACCAATCGACCATGCTCGCCGACTGGCTCAGCGTGCACCTGAACATCCCTTGCCGTGAACACTGGCTGCTGCGCCCCCAAGACACCACGGCGCAACAGGCACTCGACGCCAAGACCCGCAAGCGCAACTTGCTGCAAGCCTTCAGCCTTGCACCGGGGATTGAGGTGCAAGGGTTGCACCTGGCGCTGGTGGACGATGTGCTCACGACGGGCGCCACCGCGCAAAGCCTGGCCCGTCTGCTGCTCAAGGCCGGGGCGCGGCGGGTGGATGTGTATTGCCTGGCGCGCACACCAAAGCCCGACGGGCCACCTTGA
- the bioB gene encoding biotin synthase BioB has protein sequence MSASTLANLRHDWSLAEVRALFVQPFNDLLFQAQTVHRAHFDANRVQVSTLLSIKTGACPEDCKYCPQSGHYNTGLKKEKLMQVQAVLEEAARAKSIGATRFCMGAAWKHPSAKDMPYVLEMVKGVKALGLETCMTLGKLDQEQTAALAHAGLDYYNHNLDTSPEFYTSIITTRTYSERLQTLSYVRDAGMKICSGGILGMGESLDDRANLLIQLANLPEHPESVPINMLVKVAGTPMANAEDIDPFDFIRMLAVARIMMPLCHVRLSAGREAMNEQMQALAFFAGANSIFYGDKLLTTSNPQADKDMQLFARLGILPEAREEHADEVHQAAIEQALIEQKSSEQFYNAAV, from the coding sequence ATGAGCGCCAGCACCCTTGCCAACTTGCGACATGATTGGTCTTTAGCCGAAGTCCGGGCCTTGTTTGTCCAGCCGTTCAATGACCTGTTATTTCAGGCGCAGACCGTTCACCGCGCGCATTTCGACGCGAATCGGGTTCAGGTTTCGACGCTGCTTTCGATCAAAACCGGGGCGTGTCCGGAAGATTGCAAATATTGTCCGCAGTCGGGCCACTACAACACTGGCCTGAAAAAAGAGAAGTTGATGCAGGTGCAGGCGGTGCTCGAAGAAGCCGCACGGGCCAAGTCCATCGGCGCGACGCGTTTCTGCATGGGCGCGGCCTGGAAGCACCCGTCTGCCAAAGACATGCCCTACGTGCTGGAGATGGTCAAAGGCGTAAAAGCCCTGGGCCTGGAAACCTGCATGACGCTGGGCAAGCTCGATCAGGAGCAAACGGCAGCGCTGGCGCACGCTGGGTTGGATTACTACAACCACAACCTCGACACCTCGCCGGAGTTTTACACCAGCATTATCACCACCCGTACCTACAGCGAGCGCCTGCAAACCCTGAGCTACGTGCGTGATGCCGGGATGAAGATCTGCTCCGGCGGGATTCTGGGCATGGGCGAGTCGCTGGACGACCGCGCCAATCTGTTGATTCAGCTGGCCAACCTGCCAGAACACCCGGAGTCGGTGCCAATCAACATGTTGGTGAAAGTGGCGGGTACGCCGATGGCCAATGCTGAAGACATCGACCCGTTCGATTTCATCCGGATGCTGGCCGTGGCGCGCATCATGATGCCTCTGTGCCATGTGCGGTTGTCGGCCGGTCGTGAGGCGATGAACGAGCAGATGCAAGCGCTGGCGTTCTTTGCCGGGGCCAACTCGATTTTCTACGGCGACAAATTGCTGACCACCTCCAACCCGCAGGCCGACAAAGACATGCAGCTGTTTGCGCGCTTGGGCATCTTGCCTGAAGCCCGTGAAGAGCACGCCGACGAGGTGCATCAGGCGGCGATTGAGCAAGCGCTGATCGAGCAGAAATCCAGCGAACAGTTCTACAACGCTGCGGTGTAA